The following coding sequences are from one Natrarchaeobaculum sulfurireducens window:
- a CDS encoding glutathione S-transferase N-terminal domain-containing protein → MADSDPDLVLYELAGCPYCAKVRRVLEALDLEYDSHSVPRARRDRTAVYEASGQYGVPVLVDRPNGVEGLAESDDIVAYLAEEYGDGQPPQPSGLVDRVLTRLF, encoded by the coding sequence ATGGCCGATTCCGACCCCGACCTCGTCCTCTACGAACTCGCGGGCTGTCCCTACTGTGCGAAGGTTCGGCGCGTACTCGAGGCCCTCGATCTCGAGTACGACTCCCACTCCGTCCCTCGCGCCCGGCGCGACCGGACGGCTGTCTACGAGGCCAGCGGGCAGTACGGCGTCCCGGTGCTCGTCGATCGGCCGAACGGCGTCGAGGGGCTGGCCGAAAGCGACGACATCGTCGCGTACCTCGCCGAGGAGTACGGCGACGGCCAGCCGCCACAGCCGTCGGGGCTGGTCGACCGCGTGCTCACCCGGCTGTTCTGA
- the ligA gene encoding NAD-dependent DNA ligase LigA translates to MSLADENADENPYLREPQTDFAPVEDLSEDEAREQAELLCEAIREHDRRYYVENDPLIADRTYDTLFSRLQDLEDGFGLTNPDSPTRSVGGEPLEAFDTVEHVAPMLSIDQSGDAADVREFDERVRREVGDVEYVCEPKFDGVSMAFVYEDGSLERAVTRGDGREGDDVTRNARTIGSVPQRLHGDYPDFLAVRGEVYMPKDAFQEHNRERIERGEKAFANPRNATAGTIRQLDPSVVAERPLEVFFFDTLDSSDGIESHHEELDSFPEWGLRVTDHVEFADDIEEAIDYRDRMLEARDDLNYEIDGTVIKVDEREAREELGRTARHDRWAFAYKFPARAEVTPIVDVAVQVGRTGRLTPVALLEPVDVGGVTVSRASLHNPEEIAEKNVDVGDTVRVQRAGDVIPYVEDVVEKGSEGHYELPDHCPVCDSAVERDGPIAYCTGGLACDAQRRRSIEYYASDDGLDLEGLGEKSVRQLVDAGLLESVADLYELEREALTALEGWGETSAENLRSELDNAREPPLADFLSALGIPHVGPTTARELAREFGTFEAVREVARTDSDRLEGVDDVGETVAGQIHDFFTSEANADAVDDILEHVSPQESALETGGDELEGLTFVFTGSLSGVTRSEAAETVEAHGANATSSVSGNTDYLVVGENPGQSKRDDAEANDVPIVDEAEFRALLVEHGIDLE, encoded by the coding sequence ATGTCTCTCGCCGACGAGAACGCGGACGAAAACCCCTATCTCCGGGAGCCACAGACCGACTTCGCGCCGGTCGAGGACCTCTCTGAGGACGAGGCCCGCGAGCAGGCCGAACTGCTCTGTGAGGCCATCCGCGAGCACGACCGCCGGTACTACGTCGAGAACGACCCCCTCATCGCCGACCGAACCTACGACACGCTCTTTTCGCGTCTACAGGACCTCGAGGACGGCTTCGGCCTCACCAATCCCGACAGTCCCACCAGAAGCGTTGGTGGCGAACCGCTCGAGGCGTTCGACACCGTCGAACACGTCGCGCCGATGCTCTCGATCGACCAGAGCGGTGACGCCGCGGATGTCCGTGAGTTCGACGAGCGCGTGCGTCGCGAGGTCGGAGACGTCGAGTACGTCTGTGAACCCAAGTTCGACGGCGTCTCGATGGCGTTCGTCTACGAAGACGGCTCGCTCGAGCGCGCCGTGACCCGCGGCGACGGTCGCGAGGGCGACGACGTCACCAGAAACGCCCGCACCATCGGCTCCGTGCCACAGCGTCTCCACGGTGACTACCCCGATTTCCTCGCCGTTCGAGGGGAGGTCTACATGCCCAAAGACGCCTTCCAGGAACACAACCGCGAGCGGATCGAACGCGGCGAAAAAGCGTTCGCCAATCCCCGCAACGCCACCGCCGGCACGATCCGACAGCTCGATCCCTCGGTCGTCGCCGAACGGCCGCTCGAGGTCTTTTTCTTCGACACGCTCGACTCGAGCGACGGGATCGAGAGCCACCACGAAGAACTCGACTCGTTCCCCGAGTGGGGGCTGCGAGTCACCGACCACGTCGAGTTCGCCGACGACATCGAGGAGGCGATCGACTACCGCGACCGCATGCTCGAGGCTCGCGACGACCTGAACTACGAGATCGACGGCACCGTGATCAAAGTCGACGAGCGCGAGGCTCGAGAGGAACTGGGACGGACGGCACGGCACGACCGCTGGGCGTTCGCCTACAAGTTCCCCGCCCGCGCGGAGGTGACGCCGATCGTCGACGTCGCCGTTCAGGTGGGTCGTACGGGCCGGTTAACCCCGGTAGCGCTGCTCGAGCCGGTCGACGTCGGCGGCGTGACGGTCTCGCGGGCGAGCTTGCACAACCCCGAGGAGATCGCCGAAAAGAACGTCGACGTCGGCGATACGGTCCGCGTCCAGCGCGCGGGCGACGTGATTCCTTACGTCGAGGACGTCGTCGAAAAGGGCAGCGAAGGCCACTACGAACTCCCAGATCACTGTCCCGTCTGTGACAGCGCCGTCGAACGCGACGGACCGATCGCCTACTGCACAGGGGGGCTGGCCTGTGACGCCCAGCGTCGCCGGTCGATCGAATACTACGCGAGCGATGACGGACTCGACCTCGAGGGACTCGGTGAGAAGAGCGTCCGCCAGCTCGTCGACGCCGGCCTGCTCGAGTCCGTCGCCGACCTCTACGAACTCGAGCGTGAGGCACTGACGGCCCTCGAGGGATGGGGCGAGACGAGCGCTGAGAATCTCCGTTCGGAACTCGACAACGCTCGAGAGCCACCGCTTGCCGACTTCCTCTCGGCGCTCGGAATTCCCCACGTCGGGCCGACGACGGCACGCGAACTCGCCCGTGAGTTCGGTACGTTCGAGGCGGTCCGCGAGGTCGCCAGAACCGACTCCGACCGCCTCGAGGGCGTCGACGACGTCGGCGAGACGGTCGCCGGCCAGATCCACGATTTCTTCACCAGCGAGGCCAACGCCGACGCGGTCGACGACATCCTCGAGCACGTCTCACCGCAGGAATCCGCGCTCGAAACGGGGGGCGACGAACTCGAGGGCCTGACGTTCGTCTTTACGGGCTCGCTTTCCGGCGTCACCCGCAGCGAGGCCGCCGAGACCGTCGAGGCCCACGGCGCGAACGCGACGAGCAGTGTCTCCGGGAATACGGACTATCTCGTCGTCGGCGAGAATCCCGGCCAGTCGAAACGCGACGACGCCGAGGCCAACGACGTGCCGATCGTCGACGAAGCCGAGTTCCGGGCGTTGCTGGTCGAACACGGAATCGACCTCGAGTAA